Proteins from one Thalassophryne amazonica chromosome 20, fThaAma1.1, whole genome shotgun sequence genomic window:
- the zbtb22a gene encoding zinc finger and BTB domain-containing protein 22 gives MDQTCSAPAAPAGLTVQVCFPAVRAAVLDNLNRQREEGRLCDLSIQVQGQVFRAHRCVLAASSPYFHDQVLLKNVTTVSLPSVMDPVAFESVLSSAYTGQLSIVHDDIVNYVTVASFLQMWHIVDKCTEILKRPRSSVEVGPGEAPAVAPGSASRQQSPSSTDCIYMEREDRRKDRNPDALPPLATWRRPQQFPRWGRQKPSSAQHLADSQLDSFAGCAESEYSNSEETWLSSNTKTSHFGHDGPGHYSRHHGGFPGGEPLKQRARFTQRGPTLGADRPLDKNRESRESDELQEKKRNEKRAIEPDEGVGEQEERKESCAEMGHSEFRQSTNESQEVGKAAGKGGAEEKVGSNPSADLAIAHGCDTAGPGSAQLPWQAASWSQQEPRLQEGAGGPCGKNEGEEEELECFGRDTYDEIEDGTGQVSQRPLVPVSPDFTTTGSEGTWSSTGMGQGGSLTPTSSRHLSPSTASFPPSSSPPTPSSSSSVSLAGAPYTGKVHFCHCGKAYTLKSMRDRHVKMQHLNLRPFGCPVCAKTFKMKHHLTKHLKTHGGLRPYECNLCGKKVIWRDSFLRHQARCERLASGSSANSNSTSAAAAAADMEEGCSYGFEDREAFLPTGGHVKVEQVDFHGEMEGRMDGLLGNVSGIVDNLRSQSQHLNAGSHVFKEEERESFG, from the exons ATGGATCAGACCTGCAGTGCTCCCGCTGCTCCGGCCGGATTGACCGTGCAGGTGTGTTTCCCTGCCGTGCGTGCTGCTGTTTTGGACAATCTGAACCGCCAGCGGGAGGAGGGCAGGTTGTGCGACCTCTCCATCCAGGTGCAAGGTCAGGTGTTCAGGGCGCACCGCTGCGTACTCGCTGCATCCTCACCTTACTTCCATGACCAG GTATTGCTGAAGAATGTTACGACTGTTTCGCTCCCTTCAGTTATGGACCCTGTGGCCTTTGAGAGCGTCCTGAGTTCGGCCTACACGGGTCAGCTGAGCATTGTACATGATGACATTGTCAACTACGTCACTGTGGCCAGTTTCCTCCAGATGTGGCACATTGTGGACAAGTGCACTGAGATCCTGAAACGGCCCAGGTCCTCAGTGGAAGTGGGCCCCGGAGAGGCCCCCGCCGTGGCCCCGGGCTCTGCCTCTCGGCAGCAGTCTCCCAGCAGCACTGACTGCATTTACATGGAAAGGGAAGACAGAAGGAAAGATAGGAACCCTGATGCTCTTCCTCCCTTAGCCACGTGGAGAAGACCACAGCAGTTTCCTCGATGGGGGCGCCAGAAGCCCTCATCAGCCCAGCACTTAGCCGACTCTCAGCTGGACAGCTTCGCTGGCTGTGCAGAGAGCGAATACTCAAACTCTGAGGAGACGTGGCTATCGAGCAACACCAAAACGAGCCACTTTGGTCACGACGGACCTGGACACTACAGCAGGCACCATGGGGGATTCCCTGGTGGTGAGCCCTTAAAGCAGAGAGCCAGATTTACACAGCGGGGTCCAACTCTGGGCGCTGATAGACCGCTGGACAAGAACAGAGAGAGCAGAGAGAGTGATGAACTCCAAGAGAAGAAGAGGAATGAGAAACGAGCGATTGAGCCAGATGAAGGAGTGGGAGAGCAAGAAGAGAGGAAGGAGAGCTGTGCTGAAATGGGACACAGTG AATTCCGCCAAAGCACAAATGAGAGCCAGGAAGTTGGAAAAGCAGCAGGGAAAGGCGGTGCAGAGGAGAAGGTGGGATCGAATCCCTCTGCAGACTTAGCCATCGCTCATGGCTGTGACACGGCTGGTCCGGGTTCTGCCCAGCTGCCGTGGCAGGCCGCTTCCTGGTCTCAGCAAGAGCCCAGGCTGCAGGAGGGGGCAGGCGGCCCGTGTGGTAAAAACGAGGGCGAGGAGGAGGAGCTTGAATGTTTTGGCAGAGACACATACGATGAGATTGAGGACGGGACGGGGCAGGTTTCCCAGAGGCCTTTAGTGCCCGTGTCTCCTGACTTCACCACAACAGGCTCTGAGGGGACCTGGTCCTCTACCGGCATGGGTCAGGGCGGCTCTTTGACCCCCACCTCCAGCCGCCATTTGTCCCCGTCCACGGCTTCATTCCCGCCCTCTTCTTCACCACCGACCCCATCTTCCTCATCCTCGGTGTCCCTCGCTGGCGCTCCTTACACAGGAAAAGTGCACTTCTGCCACTGCGGCAAAGCCTACACGCTGAAGAGCATGCGGGACCGACACGTGAAGATGCAGCACCTCAACCTGCGGCCCTTTGGCTGTCCTGTGTGTGCAAAGACCTTCAAGATGAAGCACCACTTGACGAAACACCTCAAAACGCACGGCGGGCTGCGGCCTTACGAATGCAACCTGTGCGGCAAGAAAGTGATTTGGAGGGACAGCTTCTTGAGGCATCAGGCCCGATGCGAGCGGCTTGCCTCCGGCTCCTCGGCTAACAGTAACAGCACAAGCGCGGCGGCGGCGGCAGCAGATATGGAAGAGGGCTGCAGTTACGGCTTTGAAGACCGGGAGGCTTTTCTCCCCACAGGTGGACACGTGAAAGTGGAGCAGGTGGACTTTCATGGGGAGATGGAGGGCAGGATGGATGGACTTCTGGGGAACGTGTCTGGGATTGTGGACAACCTCAGATCTCAGTCGCAGCATTTAAACGCGGGCAGTCACGTTTTTAAAGAGGAGGAACGAGAGAGTTTTGGCTGA